The following coding sequences lie in one Chelmon rostratus isolate fCheRos1 chromosome 2, fCheRos1.pri, whole genome shotgun sequence genomic window:
- the LOC121620283 gene encoding RING finger protein 208-like produces MTPVTSAECLKSADRQPAGQSIQQRRGRGLGSEGSVVNGYTHPSRSLHPSLIMFINEELECVVCCHEYSRSDRIPRLLHCNHTFCAPCLEKLCKMNGVVRTVSCPLCRWITCTRASLTLPGALWVNTEIWDQIAEQQRQGGKGGSVEDLKNPKAQLIKSTLPASRQSGFMSTLQKLFSCVLLQGHDMNGW; encoded by the exons ATGACACCTGTCACGTCTGCAGAGTGCTTAAAGAGCGCAGACCGCCAGCCAGCAGGCCAGTCGATCCAGCAGCGGAGAGGCCGAGGACTCGGGTCTGAAG GTAGCGTGGTAAACGGATACACTCATCCCTCCCGAAGTCTTCATCCCTCGCTCATCATGTTCATCAACGAGGAGCTGGAGTGTGTCGTGTGCTGCCACGAGTACTCTCGCAGCGACCGGATCCCGCGGCTCCTGCACTGCAACCACACCTTCTGCGCTCCGTGCCTGGAGAAGCTCTGCAAGATGAACGGCGTCGTCCGCACCGTGTCCTGCCCGCTGTGCCGCTGGATCACCTGCACCCGGGCCAGCCTCACCCTGCCCGGGGCCCTGTGGGTCAACACGGAGATCTGGGACCAGAttgcagagcagcagcggcagggAGGGAAGGGTGGGTCAGTGGAGGATTTGAAAAACCCAAAGGCGCAACTCATCAAGTCAACACT ACCTGCTTCAAGACAGTCCGGGTTCATGTCCACGCTGCAGAAGCTGTTCAGCTGCGTGCTGCTGCAGGGCCACGACATGAACGGCTGGTGA
- the ube2j2 gene encoding ubiquitin-conjugating enzyme E2 J2: protein MNNNGNKRAPTTATQRLKQDYLRIKKDPVPYICAEPLPSNILEWHYVVRGPEKTPYEGGYYHGKLIFPREFPFKPPSIYMITPNGRFKCNTRLCLSITDFHPDTWNPAWSVSTILTGLLSFMVEKGPTLGSIETSDYTKRQLSAQSLAFNLKDKVFCELFPDVVDEMKQKQKAQEELSARTQPLPLPDVVPDGDPQHAHYGLPALNGGPVPLGGANPAPGLQQANRNHGLLGGALANLFVIVGFAAFAYTVKYVLRSIAQE from the exons ATGAACAACAACGGGAATAAGAGAGCTCCAACCACAGCCACTCAGCGACTTAAGCAGGATTACCTCAGGATAAAGAAAGACCCGGTGCCTTACATCTGTGCAGAACCTCTCCCCTCCAACATCCTAGAATG GCACTATGTTGTTAGAGGTCCTGAGAAAACTCCATATGAAG GAGGATATTATCACGGAAAACTCATATTTCCTCGGGAATTTCCTTTCAAACCACCAAGTATCTATATGATAACACCAAATGGGAGATTTAAGTGTAATACAAG GTTATGTTTGTCCATCACAGACTTCCATCCAGACACGTGGAACCCTGCGTGGTCCGTCTCCACCATCCTCACAGGTCTGCTCAGCTTCATGGTGGAGAAAGGCCCCACCCTTGGCAGCATTGAGACCTCTGACTACACA AAAAGACAGCTGTCAGCCCAAAGCCTGGCCTTCAACCTCAAGGATAAAGTGTTCTGTGAGCTGTTTCCTGATGTAGTCGAT gagatgaagcagaaacagaaggcCCAGGAGGAGTTAAGCGCCCGCACTCAGCCCCTCCCGTTACCCGATGTGGTGCCTGACGGTGACCCTCAGCATGCCCACTACGGCCTCCCCGCCCTCAACGGAGGCCCCGTCCCGCTTGGGGGCGCCAACCCCGCCCCCGGCCTACAGCAGGCCAATCGCAACCATGGACTTCTAGGTGGGGCTCTAGCCAACCTGTTTGTGATTGTAGGCTTTGCGGCGTTCGCCTACACAGTGAAGTATGTGCTGAGGAGCATAGCCCAGGAGTGA